A stretch of Gossypium hirsutum isolate 1008001.06 chromosome A06, Gossypium_hirsutum_v2.1, whole genome shotgun sequence DNA encodes these proteins:
- the LOC107961529 gene encoding aquaporin NIP1-2 isoform X1, with product MNEICSGDENHVVLNVYDEPNNHNHPPSSKNKDSEMVFSIPFVQKVMGEVLGTYFLIFAGCAAVVVNTNNDKVLTNPGIAIVWGLAVMVLVYSLRHISGAHFNPAVTIAFATCKTFPLKQVPFYISAQVVGSTMAAGTLRLLFNGPDDVFAGTAPQGSDLQAFVIEFIITFYLMFVASGVATDNRAIGELAGLAIGSTVLLNVLIAGPITGASMNPARSLGPAIVSNHYEGIWIYVTSPIIGAVSGAWVYNMMRLNDKRDITKNVSIFKS from the exons ATGAATGAAATTTGTAGTGGCGATGAAAATCATGTGGTTCTCAATGTTTATGATGAACCCAATAATCATAATCATCCCCCATCATCCAAAAACAAAGATTCTGAAATGGTCTTCTCCATACCTTTCGTGCAAAAG GTAATGGGTGAGGTATTAGGCACATATTTCCTAATATTTGCAGGTTGTGCAGCAGTGGTAGTGAATACAAACAATGACAAAGTGCTTACAAATCCTGGGATAGCCATAGTATGGGGATTAGCTGTAATGGTGTTGGTCTACTCACTGCGTCATATATCGGGTGCTCATTTTAACCCTGCAGTCACCATTGCTTTTGCTACTTGCAAAACCTTCCCTCTCAAACAG GTGCCGTTTTATATATCGGCTCAAGTTGTTGGATCGACGATGGCGGCCGGGACACTTCGGCTTTTATTTAACGGACCGGATGATGTATTCGCCGGAACAGCACCGCAAGGGTCGGATTTGCAAGCGTTTGTGATAGAGTTTATTATCACTTTTTACCTTATGTTTGTTGCATCCGGTGTTGCCACTGATAACAGAGCT ATCGGAGAACTTGCGGGACTCGCCATTGGCTCTACCGTTTTGCTTAATGTATTGATTGCTGG GCCGATCACCGGAGCATCGATGAACCCAGCAAGGAGCTTGGGACCTGCAATTGTGTCGAACCATTACGAAGGAATATGGATATACGTTACGTCGCCGATCATCGGAGCAGTGTCGGGTGCTTGGGTTTATAACATGATGAGGTTGAATGACAAACGGGACATCACAAAAAATGTTTCTATCTTCAAAAGTTGA
- the LOC121230876 gene encoding GDSL esterase/lipase At1g29670, which translates to MNAFNLLSSTVKAKLFAWRSLHSLHIISPSPFLYIPHNTPFFPTHFHHSFYSSLLSSFNFIVTMVKLCVLFGVAVLLSLSFGFINGAPQVPCYFIFGDSLVDNGNNNRLSSLAKANYMPYGIDFPNGPTGRFSNGKTTVDVIAELLGFENYIPPYSAARGRQILGGVNYASAAAGIREETGQQLGARISFSGQVRNYRQTVSQVVNLLGSEANAANYLSKCIYSIGLGSNDYLNNYFMPLFYSTSRRYNPEQYANVLIQQYTQQLQALYNYGARKFVLIGLGQIGCSPNELAQNSRDGRTCVERINAANRIFNNKLKGLVDQFNNANSDAKFIYIDVYGIFQDITSNPSAYGFRVTNAGCCGVGRNNGQITCLPLQRPCRNRNEYLFWDAFHPTEAANVIIGRRSYNAQKPSDAYPIDIRRLAQL; encoded by the exons ATGAATGCGTTTAACCTACTTTCTTCAACTGTAAAAGCAAAATTATTTGCATGGCGATCATTGCATAGTCTTCACATCATATCTCCTTCTCCATTTCTCTATATACCTCACAACACGCCATTCTTCCCCACACATTTCCACCATTCTTTCTATTCTTCCCTtctttcaagcttcaatttcatagtAACAATGGTGAAACTGTGTGTGCTATTTGGGGTGGCTGTACTTCTAAGCTTGAGCTTCGGGTTCATCAATGGCGCACCTCAAGTTCCTTGTTACTTCATCTTCGGTGATTCATTAGTTGATAATGGGAACAATAATCGATTATCGTCATTAGCGAAAGCTAATTACATGCCTTATGGAATCGATTTCCCTAATGGACCAACTGGAAGGTTCTCTAATGGCAAAACCACAGTCGATGTCATTG cTGAACTTTTGGGCTTTGAGAATTACATTCCTCCTTACTCCGCCGCTAGAGGTAGACAAATCCTCGGAGGAGTTAACTATGCATCAGCCGCGGCCGGAATCAGAGAAGAGACTGGACAACAGCTG GGAGCTCGGATCAGTTTCAGTGGGCAAGTTAGAAACTATAGGCAAACAGTTTCACAAGTGGTGAACTTGCTTGGGAGTGAAGCTAATGCAGCAAATTACTTGAGCAAATGTATTTACTCCATTGGACTTGGTAGCAACGATTACCTTAACAACTATTTCATGCCTCTTTTTTACTCTACCAGCAGGCGATATAACCCTGAACAATATGCTAATGTTCTTATTCAACAATATACTCAGCAACTTCAG gCTTTGTACAACTACGGGGCTAGGAAGTTCGTGTTGATTGGCTTAGGTCAGATCGGGTGCAGCCCGAATGAATTGGCTCAAAACAGCCGAGATGGTCGAACTTGTGTTGAAAGAATCAATGCTGCAAATAGGATCTTCAACAACAAGCTTAAAGGACTCGTTGATCAATTCAACAATGCCAATTCTGATGCAAAGTTCATCTACATTGATGTTTACGGAATTTTTCAAGACATCACAAGCAATCCTTCGGCTTACG GTTTTAGGGTAACAAATGCTGGATGTTGTGGTGTTGGGAGGAACAACGGACAAATCACTTGCTTGCCTTTACAAAGGCCATGTAGGAATAGGAATGAGTACTTGTTTTGGGATGCTTTCCATCCAACTGAGGCTGCAAATGTGATCATCGGAAGGAGATCGTACAATGCTCAGAAGCCGTCCGATGCTTATCCAATTGATATCCGCCGTCTCGCTCAGCTTTGA
- the LOC107961529 gene encoding aquaporin NIP1-2 isoform X2, producing MNEICSGDENHVVLNVYDEPNNHNHPPSSKNKDSEMVFSIPFVQKVMGEVLGTYFLIFAGCAAVVVNTNNDKVLTNPGIAIVWGLAVMVLVYSLRHISGAHFNPAVTIAFATCKTFPLKQVPFYISAQVVGSTMAAGTLRLLFNGPDDVFAGTAPQGSDLQAFVIEFIITFYLMFVASGVATDNRAADHRSIDEPSKELGTCNCVEPLRRNMDIRYVADHRSSVGCLGL from the exons ATGAATGAAATTTGTAGTGGCGATGAAAATCATGTGGTTCTCAATGTTTATGATGAACCCAATAATCATAATCATCCCCCATCATCCAAAAACAAAGATTCTGAAATGGTCTTCTCCATACCTTTCGTGCAAAAG GTAATGGGTGAGGTATTAGGCACATATTTCCTAATATTTGCAGGTTGTGCAGCAGTGGTAGTGAATACAAACAATGACAAAGTGCTTACAAATCCTGGGATAGCCATAGTATGGGGATTAGCTGTAATGGTGTTGGTCTACTCACTGCGTCATATATCGGGTGCTCATTTTAACCCTGCAGTCACCATTGCTTTTGCTACTTGCAAAACCTTCCCTCTCAAACAG GTGCCGTTTTATATATCGGCTCAAGTTGTTGGATCGACGATGGCGGCCGGGACACTTCGGCTTTTATTTAACGGACCGGATGATGTATTCGCCGGAACAGCACCGCAAGGGTCGGATTTGCAAGCGTTTGTGATAGAGTTTATTATCACTTTTTACCTTATGTTTGTTGCATCCGGTGTTGCCACTGATAACAGAGCT GCCGATCACCGGAGCATCGATGAACCCAGCAAGGAGCTTGGGACCTGCAATTGTGTCGAACCATTACGAAGGAATATGGATATACGTTACGTCGCCGATCATCGGAGCAGTGTCGGGTGCTTGGGTTTATAA
- the LOC121230875 gene encoding seipin-2 yields MESQNNNEIEQISDDIPSHNSVTVGESDPSTSALSSTLRNRLFSRQGTTSKEPAVDSLVKKTNSKTYKFCRDPKPSDAASSSSSEIIESTHLESTITAARAHNSPELTDPIRITWNLLFFTSRLVINPIYFLLKLIIRSITYPISILSYCIILIIDPFRPLKQIKAYLISKLIKLWFDSPCGRLIFKTWRGILWVAYLGFVLCGLLFTSLVISWILMRYLVEKPLEIKETLNFDYTKGSPVAYVPIISCAAVGCGVRCTGKKMDLGKNLGSPIIPPFHDLQVTVSLTLPESDYNRNLGMFQVRTDFISIKGETLDSSSHSCMMRFKSLPIRLLLTLVKAVPLVTGFISEVQTLNVKLKDLNQGTEPTACLKVVLEQRPAHGSGSGIPDLYGASLVLESKLPFIKRIIWYWRKTLFIWVSIMLFVSELLFMSVCCRCVLVPGTRKTTGSTGK; encoded by the exons ATGGAATCCCAAAACAACAATGAAATCGAACAAATCTCCGACGACATTCCGTCACACAATTCCGTCACCGTCGGCGAATCAGATCCTTCCACGTCAGCCTTATCATCTACACTCCGTAACCGGTTATTCTCCCGCCAAGGAACCACTTCCAAAGAACCCGCCGTAGATTCGCTCGTAAAAAAAACCAATTCGAAAACATACAAATTCTGCCGCGATCCGAAACCAAGCGATGccgcttcttcttcttcttccgaGATAATCGAGTCAACGCACCTCGAATCAACCATCACCGCCGCTCGAGCTCATAACTCACCCGAACTCACCGACCCAATACGCATTACCTGGAATTTACTATTTTTCACATCTCGTTTAGTCATAAACCCAATCTATTTCCTCTTGAAACTCATTATAAGATCCATTACATATCCCATATCAATATTGAGTTACTGCATCATCTTAATAATCGATCCTTTTAGACCATTGAAACAAATCAAAGCTTATTTGATttcaaaattgatcaaattatggttCGATTCACCTTGTGGGCGGCTCATTTTCAAAACCTGGAGGGGAATTCTGTGGGTTGCTTATTTAGGGTTTGTTCTATGTGGGTTATTGTTTACATCACTTGTGATTAGTTGGATTTTAATGAGGTATTTAGTGGAGAAACCATTGGAGATTAAAGAaactttgaattttgattatACAAAGGGTAGTCCGGTTGCTTATGTTCCTATTATATCCTGTGCTGCTGTTGGTTGTGGGGTGAGATGTACGGGGAAGAAGATGGATTTGGGGAAGAATTTAGGTTCTCCAATTATACCTCCTTTTCATGATTTGCAGGTTACTGTTTCTTTGACATTGCCGGAATCGGATTACAACAGGAATTTGGGGATGTTTCAG GTAAGGACAGATTTCATCTCTATTAAGGGTGAAACACTTGACAGTTCAAGCCATTCATGCATGATGAGATTTAAAAGCTTACCTATTCGCCTTCTTTTAACATTAGTCAAGGCCGTACCACTAGTCACTGGCTTTATCTCTGAAGTCCAAACATTGAATGTGAAACTCAAAGATTTGAACCAAGGCACCGAGCCCACCGCTTGCTTAAAGGTAGTGCTCGAACAACGACCGGCACACGGTTCGGGCTCTGGTATCCCTGACCTCTACGGTGCATCCCTTGTCCTCGAATCCAAACTTCCTTTCATCAAAAGAATTATATGGTATTGGAGAAAAACCTTATTCATTTGGGTTAGCATCATGTTGTTTGTTTCGGAGTTATTGTTTATGTCAGTCTGTTGTAGATGTGTTCTCGTTCCGGGAACAAGGAAAACAACCGGTTCTACCGGTAAATGA
- the LOC121230874 gene encoding uncharacterized protein, whose translation MAAEEEFQESDVIFTDATLNGGAPLPSDELIDRRRFLSKTVRSVPVNIPLHQRSTIVFDYGGDLDEDREIVPPHVILERRIAAKTAFSVCTGNGRTLKGRDLSQVRNSILRLTGFLEV comes from the coding sequence ATGGCAGCCGAAGAAGAATTCCAAGAATCAGATGTTATATTCACCGACGCCACACTTAATGGCGGAGCTCCTCTTCCCTCCGATGAATTAATAGATCGCCGGCGATTCTTATCCAAAACCGTCCGTTCTGTTCCCGTTAATATCCCGCTTCATCAACGTAGTACTATCGTTTTCGATTACGGTGGTGATTTAGATGAAGATCGGGAAATTGTGCCGCCGCATGTGATATTAGAACGGAGAATCGCTGCGAAAACGGCGTTTTCGGTTTGTACAGGTAATGGAAGAACGCTTAAAGGAAGGGATTTGAGTCAAGTTCGGAATTCGATTCTGAGGTTGACTGGATTTTTggaagtataa